Proteins encoded within one genomic window of Christensenellaceae bacterium:
- a CDS encoding zinc ribbon-containing protein, with protein MEKIVTGTSPGGGVYNCRNCGQRIDLGANDTMPPCPRCGNTTFNKH; from the coding sequence ATGGAAAAGATAGTTACCGGAACGTCCCCCGGAGGCGGAGTATATAACTGCCGCAACTGCGGGCAGAGAATAGACCTTGGGGCAAACGACACCATGCCGCCATGCCCCCGGTGCGGAAACACCACTTTCAACAAGCATTAA
- a CDS encoding RluA family pseudouridine synthase — MIKLIASKNEYIAKLLVHEGLPFSAVSKLLRKKDIKINDKRINKNIKVNQGDEIIAYAEPPKRYEVVFEDQNIIIVNKSMGIATVGENSLETLLKQNEPNITACHRIDTNTAGLVIFSKTTEAHKEILDAFKKGLINKYYLGLVSGTPKEKAATLSAYLTKDAENSVVTISQTKTPDSKSVKTNYELLSSFGDISALKIQIITGRTHQIRAHLAFAGYPVLGDNKYGDRIINQKYHVHKQCLCAYKLEFNFNGTLKYLNEKTFEIKPYFADLLADIKF, encoded by the coding sequence ATGATAAAACTTATAGCCTCAAAAAACGAATACATAGCCAAACTTCTTGTGCATGAAGGTCTTCCTTTTTCGGCTGTAAGCAAACTGCTTCGGAAAAAAGATATTAAAATAAACGACAAGCGTATCAATAAAAACATAAAAGTAAACCAAGGCGACGAAATTATAGCCTACGCCGAGCCGCCAAAACGCTATGAGGTTGTGTTTGAGGACCAAAATATAATAATTGTGAACAAGTCTATGGGCATAGCTACGGTAGGCGAAAACAGCCTTGAAACCCTTCTCAAACAAAATGAACCTAATATCACAGCTTGTCACCGCATTGACACCAATACAGCAGGACTTGTGATTTTCAGCAAAACCACTGAGGCTCATAAAGAAATTCTGGACGCTTTCAAAAAAGGACTTATAAACAAATATTATCTGGGGTTGGTGTCCGGCACTCCAAAAGAAAAGGCAGCAACGCTTAGTGCGTATCTCACAAAAGACGCCGAAAACTCGGTTGTGACAATATCTCAAACAAAGACGCCTGACAGCAAATCCGTCAAAACAAATTATGAACTACTCAGCAGTTTCGGTGATATTTCAGCGCTTAAAATTCAGATTATAACAGGACGCACACATCAAATCAGGGCACATCTGGCTTTCGCGGGTTACCCGGTTTTGGGTGACAACAAATATGGAGATCGCATAATCAACCAAAAATATCATGTGCACAAACAATGTCTGTGCGCATATAAGCTTGAGTTTAACTTTAACGGAACACTAAAATACCTAAATGAAAAAACCTTTGAAATAAAGCCTTACTTTGCCGATCTTTTAGCTGACATAAAATTTTAA
- a CDS encoding SDR family NAD(P)-dependent oxidoreductase yields MKTGEDMRVVVITGGTSGIGKECAEYFVAHGDTVVVLARKPVGGVKNFYMCDVSINQMVHDVFAQINQKFGKIDILINNAGYGVSGATEIIKDEVAREIFDVNYFGALNCIRNVLTYMPKTGKIINVSSIVGFFPMPYRAFYAASKAALNSLSASVDAELKPYGIRSVAVCPGDVATNFGTNRVKSFETNERYGERVKNATMCINEDASTRMPPIKIAKIVYKISLKKDPKPYTLIGGGYKTLYAASRIFRLKTVYKILGKIFDGRKPKKQKDPKDEK; encoded by the coding sequence ATGAAAACGGGAGAAGATATGAGAGTAGTTGTAATTACCGGCGGAACAAGCGGAATAGGCAAGGAATGTGCCGAATATTTTGTTGCGCACGGTGACACCGTTGTGGTGCTGGCCAGAAAGCCTGTGGGTGGAGTAAAAAACTTTTATATGTGCGACGTATCAATCAATCAGATGGTGCACGATGTCTTTGCGCAGATAAATCAGAAGTTTGGAAAAATTGATATTTTGATTAACAACGCAGGTTACGGCGTGAGCGGAGCTACCGAAATCATCAAAGATGAGGTGGCAAGAGAAATATTTGACGTAAACTATTTTGGTGCGTTAAACTGCATACGTAATGTTCTTACGTATATGCCCAAAACAGGCAAAATAATTAATGTAAGCAGCATCGTGGGATTTTTCCCCATGCCATACAGGGCCTTTTATGCGGCAAGCAAGGCGGCCCTCAATTCGCTGTCAGCATCAGTTGATGCTGAGCTTAAGCCTTATGGCATAAGGTCGGTTGCGGTTTGTCCGGGGGATGTTGCCACAAACTTTGGCACAAACCGAGTTAAGAGCTTTGAAACCAACGAGCGGTATGGAGAACGGGTTAAAAATGCAACCATGTGCATAAACGAGGATGCTTCAACGCGTATGCCTCCTATCAAGATTGCAAAAATTGTTTATAAAATAAGCCTTAAAAAAGACCCCAAACCTTATACTTTAATTGGCGGGGGATATAAAACGCTTTATGCGGCCAGCCGTATATTCAGACTAAAAACGGTATATAAAATCTTGGGCAAAATTTTTGACGGCAGAAAGCCGAAAAAACAAAAAGACCCCAAAGATGAAAAATAA
- a CDS encoding nucleoside kinase, with the protein MESEKYQARIEQVNDLAMKDIGHLIRQSENNYANQITRLVDSIIGGGKKIVLVAGPSSAGKTTSAYKIKQGLIGRGINAFVISLDDFLFSVDELPLKPNGKPDFETVYSLDIHCVQQCLNEILFKNRTALPIFDFRLGRRSDKWIICSLKPNDVVIIEGLHALNPLIIGSLDSDKFFRVYVQTNTVFSYNDKPLISGRELRLFRRIIRDSRERNTNPLRTVTMWADVCHGEDIYIRPHMHLVEYFLDTTHLFEPLMYKNIAIKQLSPLDNSLAKTMLSKLNFVGTIDGTLVPSDSLVREFYKNDDL; encoded by the coding sequence ATGGAATCTGAAAAGTATCAGGCACGAATAGAGCAAGTGAACGATTTGGCCATGAAGGATATAGGACACCTTATCAGGCAGTCTGAAAACAACTATGCCAATCAAATCACAAGGCTTGTAGATAGTATAATAGGTGGGGGCAAAAAGATTGTGCTTGTGGCCGGTCCGTCGTCTGCCGGAAAGACTACTTCGGCATATAAAATTAAGCAGGGGCTTATTGGCAGAGGCATAAATGCTTTTGTAATATCCCTTGATGATTTTTTATTTTCGGTGGATGAGTTGCCGCTGAAACCCAACGGTAAGCCCGACTTTGAAACGGTTTATTCGCTTGATATTCACTGTGTGCAGCAGTGCCTCAATGAAATTTTATTTAAGAACCGAACTGCGTTGCCTATCTTTGACTTCAGGCTTGGAAGGCGCTCTGACAAGTGGATAATTTGTTCGCTTAAGCCCAACGATGTTGTAATAATAGAGGGGCTACACGCACTTAACCCTTTGATTATAGGTTCCCTTGACAGTGACAAGTTTTTTAGAGTGTATGTTCAGACGAATACTGTGTTCAGTTATAATGATAAGCCGCTTATAAGCGGAAGAGAATTAAGACTGTTCAGGCGTATAATAAGGGATAGCCGCGAGCGGAATACCAATCCTCTCAGGACTGTTACCATGTGGGCGGATGTGTGTCATGGTGAGGATATATATATACGGCCACATATGCATCTGGTTGAATATTTTCTTGACACAACACATTTGTTTGAGCCGCTTATGTATAAAAATATAGCAATAAAACAACTGTCTCCTCTTGACAATTCACTTGCCAAAACCATGCTCAGCAAGCTTAATTTTGTGGGCACGATAGATGGAACTCTGGTGCCTTCAGACAGCTTGGTCAGAGAGTTTTATAAAAATGACGACCTATAG
- a CDS encoding YgjV family protein → MSLIFGVLALVFSAFSLFCKNKVKMLLCQIPANIFYCLSFVFAGAFAPFVGVAVATVRTTVFFVFDLRRFRPNIWFLILFEVLTIAAVIIVFKSTLDLLPLLGLLMFTYGMWQNSEDVLRVCAIVSSVLFVIFNLIFGLYVGVLQEGIMIAAGIVSVIKYGKNSQYTTIGLDKL, encoded by the coding sequence ATGAGTTTAATTTTTGGTGTTCTGGCGCTGGTGTTTTCCGCTTTCAGTTTGTTTTGCAAAAACAAAGTAAAGATGCTACTTTGTCAAATTCCGGCAAATATTTTTTATTGCTTAAGTTTTGTTTTTGCCGGAGCTTTTGCTCCCTTTGTGGGGGTGGCTGTTGCAACTGTCAGAACGACGGTGTTTTTTGTGTTTGACCTAAGGCGCTTTCGTCCCAATATTTGGTTTTTGATTTTATTTGAGGTTTTGACCATAGCCGCCGTTATAATAGTTTTTAAGTCTACACTTGACTTGCTTCCGCTTTTGGGGCTACTTATGTTCACCTACGGAATGTGGCAGAATAGTGAAGATGTGCTGCGGGTCTGTGCTATAGTATCCTCAGTTTTATTTGTGATATTTAATTTAATATTTGGGCTGTATGTGGGTGTTTTGCAAGAGGGTATTATGATTGCGGCGGGTATTGTTTCTGTCATAAAATACGGAAAAAATTCACAATACACCACAATAGGTTTGGATAAATTATGA
- a CDS encoding ATP-binding cassette domain-containing protein — protein MLTLKNIKKTYKSKKGTASAALKGINIQFPDNGLVFILGKSGSGKSTLLNIVGGLDSPDSGQIIIKGKSNKDFSGQDYDSYRNTYLGFIFQEYNVLDEFSVYDNVALSLRLQGKKAEKEAVGKILHQVGLNGFEKRKPNELSGGQKQRVAIARALVKEPEIIFADEPTGNLDSATSAQIFNLLGKLSKEKLVVIVSHDRDSAERYADRIIELADGIVISDITKHNASENEFEINSGVISIPKSRVLNGTEIEQLNQTIQKSKGKVTIQHSTANSFSNTGEVKTEKTDGFKLIKSRLPNRFAASIGASNFKTKKFRLIVTIFLTVVALALFGLSQIFSGYNIAYASAQSFEKNGITNIILKQGQHIEQYNTFNRNTVEVFNVQSYNKIREYLDDEDVINFYGNGISFGPYSITNVRDMLKRLIGKTLSSPITSESEGLVVMSEEQLKKYYLKPGKTEIEYLTIPAFPPLFSVPFTFGGYPTEQDSIDGKVLITDYLAWCLLVYQMDERPDMLYPLNDDYNYVHNLIMLYQNGFTDPNGFHINISGIIDTGFIDQTGFYKKWENIFKNSEDFSENPDYYDYVDAAVNYYSLMIAGDTEYINQYVVQNKATSSIKNVKIQAYSMSGSEPKYSQSTPGNLGIIKIGELLKYYSETDLYDNDYLTEDSLLRLSDTSIENPIILTAQRYDSIFATDISKLLKNGIYDIHNDFTPRQFTVGNFKPFSEKDPPLSETVYTVVGILNDEQIIEDMPTTPATLAYALQGIRRLVSSGALGWVPDEVVEPLIAEDYQIKGMYITLPSSVHTSEAMLKFANDHYIYHESGISNTVYMIAQVFDIFAIIFRYLALILGIFSTILLFNFVSLSVINKQKEIGILRAIGARGIDVSKIFLIEAFIIAAITVAFAWLLMFVGVWAVNALLIDNLQTFLQSNVITKISLLAVSVSPLVFVLVACGIITLIATLIPVIKISRMRPVDAIKKI, from the coding sequence ATGCTTACGCTTAAAAACATAAAAAAGACCTATAAAAGTAAGAAGGGGACAGCGTCTGCTGCCCTTAAAGGGATCAACATACAATTCCCTGATAACGGTCTGGTTTTTATACTTGGCAAGTCAGGAAGCGGAAAAAGTACGCTTCTTAATATTGTGGGCGGACTTGATTCACCTGACAGCGGACAGATTATTATAAAGGGCAAAAGCAATAAAGATTTCAGCGGACAGGATTATGATTCATACCGAAACACTTATCTGGGGTTTATCTTTCAAGAGTATAACGTTTTGGATGAGTTCAGCGTTTATGATAATGTGGCACTGTCACTCAGGCTTCAGGGCAAAAAAGCTGAAAAAGAAGCCGTCGGAAAAATATTGCATCAGGTGGGGCTTAATGGGTTTGAAAAACGAAAGCCCAATGAACTGAGCGGAGGGCAGAAGCAGAGGGTGGCTATTGCCCGGGCACTTGTTAAGGAGCCTGAAATAATCTTTGCCGATGAGCCTACCGGGAACCTTGACAGCGCAACTAGTGCTCAGATTTTTAATTTGCTTGGGAAGCTTTCAAAAGAAAAGCTGGTAGTGATAGTAAGTCACGACCGCGATTCGGCCGAACGTTATGCTGACCGCATAATTGAGCTTGCTGACGGGATTGTTATAAGTGATATAACAAAACATAATGCATCTGAAAATGAATTTGAGATAAATAGCGGCGTAATTTCAATTCCTAAATCCAGAGTTCTTAATGGCACTGAAATTGAACAACTTAATCAGACTATACAAAAAAGTAAGGGCAAGGTTACAATACAACATTCGACAGCCAACTCGTTCAGCAATACCGGCGAAGTCAAAACAGAAAAGACCGACGGGTTTAAGCTGATAAAATCACGTCTTCCCAATAGGTTTGCTGCGTCAATCGGTGCGTCAAATTTTAAGACCAAAAAGTTCAGATTGATTGTTACAATTTTTTTGACGGTGGTGGCTCTGGCGCTTTTTGGCCTAAGTCAGATTTTTTCGGGCTATAACATAGCATATGCTTCTGCTCAGAGCTTTGAAAAGAACGGTATAACGAATATAATTTTGAAACAGGGTCAGCATATAGAACAATATAATACCTTTAATAGAAACACTGTTGAAGTGTTTAATGTGCAGTCATATAACAAAATTAGGGAATATTTGGATGACGAAGATGTTATAAATTTTTATGGCAACGGCATCAGTTTTGGGCCCTATTCTATCACCAATGTGAGAGATATGCTAAAAAGGCTTATTGGAAAGACGCTTTCAAGCCCTATTACCAGTGAAAGCGAAGGTTTGGTTGTGATGAGTGAAGAGCAGCTCAAAAAATATTATTTGAAACCCGGTAAGACAGAGATAGAATATCTTACAATTCCGGCGTTTCCGCCGCTGTTTAGCGTGCCTTTTACTTTTGGAGGATATCCGACTGAGCAGGATAGCATAGACGGCAAAGTGCTTATTACTGACTATCTGGCTTGGTGCCTGCTTGTTTATCAGATGGATGAGCGTCCTGATATGTTATATCCTCTTAATGATGATTACAACTATGTTCACAATTTGATTATGCTTTATCAAAATGGATTTACCGACCCAAATGGGTTTCATATAAACATAAGCGGAATTATAGACACAGGATTTATTGACCAGACAGGATTTTATAAAAAGTGGGAAAATATTTTTAAAAATTCAGAAGATTTTTCAGAGAACCCTGATTATTATGATTATGTAGATGCCGCAGTTAACTATTATTCACTTATGATAGCGGGAGACACGGAGTATATAAATCAATATGTTGTGCAAAACAAAGCAACCTCAAGCATTAAGAACGTAAAAATTCAGGCATACAGCATGTCTGGCAGTGAGCCAAAGTATTCGCAGAGTACGCCTGGAAATCTTGGAATTATTAAAATCGGAGAGTTGCTCAAATATTATAGTGAAACTGATTTATATGACAACGACTATTTGACTGAGGACAGTTTGCTGAGACTTAGTGACACAAGTATTGAAAATCCTATTATTCTAACGGCTCAAAGATATGACAGTATTTTTGCAACCGACATATCAAAACTACTCAAAAACGGTATCTATGATATACATAACGATTTTACTCCCAGACAGTTTACTGTAGGTAATTTTAAACCTTTCAGTGAAAAAGACCCGCCGCTGAGTGAAACTGTTTATACTGTGGTTGGAATACTTAACGATGAGCAAATAATTGAAGATATGCCAACAACACCCGCGACATTAGCTTACGCGTTGCAAGGTATTAGGCGTCTTGTGTCGAGTGGTGCTTTGGGATGGGTTCCCGATGAAGTCGTAGAGCCTTTGATTGCCGAGGATTATCAGATTAAGGGTATGTATATAACACTGCCTTCGTCAGTGCATACCAGCGAAGCTATGCTTAAGTTTGCCAATGACCACTATATATATCATGAAAGCGGAATATCCAACACTGTTTATATGATAGCTCAGGTATTTGATATTTTTGCAATAATTTTTAGATATTTAGCACTTATTCTTGGGATATTCTCAACAATATTGCTGTTTAACTTTGTATCACTGAGTGTAATTAATAAACAAAAGGAAATAGGAATTTTGCGGGCAATCGGGGCACGCGGCATAGATGTGAGCAAGATATTTTTGATAGAGGCATTTATTATCGCAGCAATCACTGTGGCTTTTGCGTGGCTACTAATGTTTGTTGGAGTGTGGGCCGTGAATGCTTTGCTTATAGACAACCTTCAAACCTTTTTACAGTCAAATGTTATTACAAAAATTTCGCTGCTTGCAGTCAGTGTTTCTCCGCTGGTGTTTGTATTGGTGGCTTGCGGGATAATTACGCTTATTGCAACGCTTATTCCGGTGATAAAAATAAGCCGCATGCGGCCGGTTGATGCCATAAAGAAGATTTAA
- a CDS encoding MBL fold metallo-hydrolase, with product MQIQINLVKGLCNVYVIKYNDKAVVVDAAADIKALCEVIGDLEVVGVILTHGHYDHMRGLSEILKHFNTKCYLHKNAIDKLHKPDTNCSVFFGLRFISDADKKDLRILSEGKLDLLDLPINIVFTPGHTDCSVSFEIDGVVFTGDTLFKGGVGRFDLPTSNEDDLIRSLDKLKKLYSGHQFLPGHGSGGSI from the coding sequence ATGCAAATTCAAATAAATCTTGTTAAAGGCTTGTGTAATGTATACGTTATAAAATATAATGATAAAGCCGTAGTAGTTGATGCTGCGGCTGATATAAAAGCGCTCTGCGAGGTCATAGGGGACTTAGAAGTTGTCGGTGTAATTCTTACGCACGGGCATTATGACCATATGAGAGGCTTATCTGAAATACTTAAACATTTTAATACTAAATGCTATTTGCATAAAAATGCAATTGATAAGCTGCATAAACCTGACACAAACTGCAGCGTTTTTTTCGGACTTAGGTTTATAAGTGATGCGGACAAAAAAGATCTGAGGATTTTGAGTGAGGGCAAGCTTGATTTGTTGGATTTGCCGATTAACATAGTTTTTACACCGGGGCACACCGATTGCAGTGTGAGTTTCGAAATTGACGGCGTTGTGTTTACGGGGGATACATTGTTTAAGGGTGGTGTAGGAAGATTTGATTTGCCCACTTCAAACGAAGATGATTTGATTAGGTCTTTAGATAAACTGAAAAAGCTATATAGCGGGCATCAGTTTTTGCCGGGGCATGGCTCGGGAGGCAGTATTTAA
- a CDS encoding metallophosphoesterase, with product MKVFAISDLHMSINNPKPMDIFGPVWDNYLDDIWADWRKKVTDDDVVIVAGDISWAMTLENAQADLKLLSENAGKKIIIRGNHDYWWSSISKLRSTLPQKMYAIQNDCLKFGDVIFCGTRGWMVPEGSGPMGPQNQKIFEREVIRLELTLKAAKEQQTNGEKIVCIMHYPPFNKRQDDSAFTKLLEDYGVHSVIYGHLHGAKYIKNPIKLVKSGIPYYLTSCDLLQNKLIEIEI from the coding sequence ATGAAAGTTTTTGCAATTAGTGATTTGCATATGTCTATAAACAATCCAAAGCCTATGGATATTTTTGGGCCGGTCTGGGATAATTATCTTGACGATATATGGGCCGATTGGCGAAAAAAAGTTACTGATGATGATGTTGTAATAGTGGCAGGTGACATAAGTTGGGCTATGACTCTTGAAAATGCTCAGGCTGACCTAAAACTTCTTTCAGAAAACGCCGGCAAAAAGATAATCATACGTGGTAACCATGACTATTGGTGGAGTAGCATATCAAAGCTGAGAAGTACTTTGCCGCAAAAGATGTATGCCATTCAAAACGACTGCCTGAAATTTGGAGATGTAATTTTTTGCGGAACAAGAGGTTGGATGGTGCCGGAGGGTAGCGGACCTATGGGGCCGCAGAACCAAAAAATTTTTGAAAGAGAAGTTATCAGGCTGGAGCTTACGCTAAAGGCTGCCAAAGAGCAGCAGACAAACGGCGAAAAAATAGTCTGCATAATGCATTATCCGCCGTTTAACAAAAGGCAGGATGACAGCGCATTTACCAAACTTCTTGAAGATTACGGTGTGCACAGTGTTATATATGGGCATTTGCATGGGGCAAAATATATAAAAAATCCAATCAAACTTGTTAAAAGTGGCATACCATACTACCTGACATCTTGCGACTTGCTGCAAAATAAGCTGATAGAAATAGAAATTTAA
- a CDS encoding division/cell wall cluster transcriptional repressor MraZ produces MLSGEFKHVADEKFRLRLPPKFKKELGSGYVVTRGNDGCLFVFSHEQLEALLNKTSSIPMFSSNLQQPLRLLYSSAYEVAEDNQGRFLLPQSLRDAAAIKKEVYFVGVGTRAEIWSAERWEEYKKQGSVNFDDIVEELGKYGI; encoded by the coding sequence ATGTTAAGCGGAGAGTTTAAGCATGTGGCCGATGAAAAATTCAGACTGCGCCTGCCGCCTAAGTTCAAAAAAGAACTAGGGTCAGGTTATGTTGTCACGCGCGGAAACGACGGGTGTCTGTTTGTGTTTTCTCACGAACAGCTCGAAGCACTTCTTAACAAAACTTCTTCAATTCCAATGTTCAGTAGCAATCTCCAACAGCCGCTGAGGCTTTTGTATTCATCAGCCTATGAAGTTGCTGAGGACAATCAGGGGAGGTTCCTGCTTCCGCAAAGCTTGAGAGACGCGGCAGCCATCAAAAAGGAAGTATATTTTGTGGGTGTTGGCACACGTGCCGAAATTTGGAGCGCCGAGCGGTGGGAGGAGTATAAAAAACAGGGTAGCGTAAACTTTGACGATATAGTAGAAGAGCTGGGCAAATATGGAATTTAG
- the rsmH gene encoding 16S rRNA (cytosine(1402)-N(4))-methyltransferase RsmH has protein sequence MEFRHIPVLFDECIEALSIKSSGIYVDATMGGAGHSCGIINKLSSRGTFVGIDKDAEAIAAATQKLKYVKCKAHIIKSDFKNYAQILKDLNLTGVDGVLIDLGVSSHQIDSSERGFSYNQDGPLDMRMNRDDKTSAKDIVNTYSEEELTKIFFKYGEEPLSRRIAKKIVSERKEREIKTTVQLADIIKGAVPIKLQLKNNSVAKIFQALRIETNHELKDLDKCLEDMITSLNSGGRLCVISFHSLEDRIVKNIFRKESTDCLCDKNLPICVCKHKASVKLINKKPIEANPKETEQNKRSSSAKLRICEKL, from the coding sequence ATGGAATTTAGGCATATACCGGTTTTATTTGATGAGTGCATTGAGGCTCTTAGTATAAAATCCAGCGGCATATATGTTGACGCCACTATGGGCGGAGCGGGCCACAGTTGCGGCATTATAAACAAATTAAGTTCGCGTGGCACATTTGTGGGTATTGACAAAGACGCCGAGGCTATAGCCGCTGCAACTCAAAAACTAAAGTATGTCAAATGCAAGGCTCATATAATCAAAAGCGACTTCAAAAACTATGCTCAGATTTTGAAGGACTTAAATTTAACGGGCGTTGACGGTGTGCTTATAGACCTGGGAGTATCATCCCATCAGATTGACAGCAGTGAGAGGGGTTTTAGTTATAATCAAGACGGCCCGCTTGATATGCGGATGAATAGAGATGACAAAACTAGTGCCAAAGATATAGTAAACACCTATAGCGAAGAAGAGCTCACAAAGATATTTTTTAAATATGGTGAGGAACCATTAAGCCGCAGGATTGCAAAAAAGATTGTAAGTGAGCGAAAAGAAAGAGAAATCAAAACAACCGTGCAGCTTGCGGATATAATAAAAGGCGCAGTACCTATTAAACTTCAGCTTAAAAACAACAGTGTGGCAAAAATATTTCAGGCTTTGAGAATTGAAACCAATCATGAGCTGAAAGACTTAGATAAGTGTCTTGAAGATATGATAACAAGTCTGAATTCAGGCGGCAGACTTTGCGTGATAAGCTTTCATTCGCTTGAAGACAGAATTGTAAAGAATATATTTAGAAAAGAAAGCACGGATTGCTTATGTGACAAAAATTTGCCGATATGCGTGTGCAAGCACAAGGCAAGCGTGAAACTCATAAACAAAAAACCTATAGAAGCTAACCCGAAAGAAACAGAACAAAACAAACGAAGCAGCTCGGCAAAGTTAAGAATCTGCGAAAAATTATGA